In Candidatus Eremiobacterota bacterium, a single window of DNA contains:
- a CDS encoding IscS subfamily cysteine desulfurase — translation MRKVYLDNNATTPLDEEVKQVIKDSLDLYGNPSSHHEFGREARKRIEEAREKLARFINAKPSEIVFTSGGSESNNIVLRSLLCASFDCPYKTKKGTHIITSSIEHPSILETCRYLKCETVAITYLPVNQYGIVSPDELEKAIRPDTALISVMYANNEVGTIQPIAELAEIAHAHGIHFHTDAVQAPAKIPIDVEHLNADFLSLSGHKMYAPKGVGILYIKQGTRVCPLISGGHQETGIRAGTENTLGIIAMGKAAEVAMRDSHKDIPRVKMLRDRLERGLLERIPYTSVNGHPELRAPNTLNVSFKFIEGEAVLYMLDHVGIAVSTGSACSSGSLNPSHVLTSMGTDIEKIHSSIRLSLGKYTSEEDIDYVVEQFPPVIEKLRRMSPFSAPACT, via the coding sequence ATGCGCAAAGTATATCTTGACAATAACGCCACGACACCCCTTGACGAGGAGGTGAAACAGGTCATCAAGGATTCCCTCGATCTTTACGGGAATCCTTCAAGCCACCACGAATTCGGCAGGGAAGCCCGCAAGAGGATAGAGGAGGCCCGTGAGAAGCTGGCCCGTTTCATCAATGCGAAGCCCTCGGAGATAGTCTTCACCAGCGGCGGCTCGGAATCAAACAACATCGTGCTGAGAAGCCTTCTCTGCGCATCATTTGACTGCCCCTACAAGACCAAGAAAGGCACTCACATCATCACCTCCAGCATAGAGCACCCCTCGATCCTGGAGACATGCCGCTACCTCAAGTGCGAGACAGTGGCCATCACCTATCTCCCGGTGAACCAGTACGGCATCGTGAGCCCTGATGAACTGGAGAAGGCCATCAGGCCCGACACGGCCCTCATCTCGGTAATGTACGCCAACAATGAAGTGGGGACCATACAGCCCATAGCGGAGCTGGCGGAGATAGCCCATGCCCATGGCATTCATTTCCATACCGACGCGGTGCAGGCCCCGGCAAAGATACCCATTGACGTCGAGCACCTCAATGCCGATTTCCTCTCTCTTTCGGGCCACAAGATGTATGCCCCCAAGGGCGTGGGAATCCTCTATATCAAGCAGGGCACCCGCGTGTGCCCCCTCATTTCGGGAGGGCACCAGGAGACGGGCATCAGGGCCGGCACGGAGAACACCCTCGGGATCATCGCCATGGGAAAAGCTGCCGAGGTCGCCATGCGGGACTCCCACAAGGACATCCCCAGGGTAAAGATGCTCCGTGACAGGCTCGAGAGAGGCCTCCTGGAGAGAATACCCTACACGAGCGTCAACGGCCATCCTGAGTTGAGAGCCCCCAACACCCTCAATGTCTCCTTCAAATTCATCGAGGGGGAAGCGGTGCTCTATATGCTCGATCACGTCGGCATCGCCGTTTCCACAGGCTCGGCCTGCAGCTCAGGCTCCCTGAATCCCTCCCATGTGCTCACCTCGATGGGCACAGACATAGAAAAGATCCACAGCTCCATAAGATTAAGCCTTGGGAAATACACCAGCGAAGAGGATATTGACTATGTCGTCGAGCAGTTCCCGCCTGTAATAGAGAAACTGAGGAGGATGTCGCCTTTCTCGGCGCCGGCCTGCACTTAG
- a CDS encoding peptidoglycan-binding domain-containing protein gives MAGTLPMNIPTGSSPLQASPSLTAEVQQRQQARETRLGQESMPQVESLSDKEINELNGFYNKVTGHIEQIRFPEALKGQSFIRDGSDPELLGLIQQLLERAPELQGSSLASNAKSGRVSASDIKELQSFLESKGYSVGSTGIDGLYGPRTHHAMEGFLTGRAPDSGNSTMGQGRGGTTGQAGDTPAHNPPAGTKSTHHTTGAPGTTGTGSGQSTGAPPGYQTIKGQVPAGVAEKAKSLLGGDYGTETPFQLDGKNYMTRVEHHYHPPGYVGGPTGWHKGVTVYEQKP, from the coding sequence ATGGCAGGAACACTACCGATGAATATCCCAACCGGTTCCTCACCGTTACAGGCATCACCGTCGCTTACTGCAGAGGTGCAGCAGCGGCAGCAGGCAAGAGAGACCAGGCTCGGGCAGGAAAGCATGCCGCAGGTTGAAAGCCTCTCAGATAAAGAAATCAATGAGCTCAACGGTTTCTATAACAAGGTGACAGGACATATTGAGCAGATCCGCTTCCCGGAAGCGCTCAAAGGGCAGTCTTTCATAAGGGACGGCTCGGACCCCGAGCTGCTGGGCCTGATACAGCAGCTCCTGGAAAGGGCCCCAGAGCTCCAGGGATCATCGCTCGCTTCAAATGCCAAGAGCGGCCGCGTGTCAGCCTCGGATATAAAGGAACTGCAGAGCTTCCTGGAATCAAAAGGCTACTCGGTGGGCTCCACCGGCATAGATGGCCTCTATGGTCCCAGAACCCACCACGCAATGGAAGGGTTTCTCACCGGAAGGGCGCCCGACAGCGGGAACAGCACCATGGGCCAGGGCAGAGGCGGCACCACGGGCCAGGCAGGGGATACTCCCGCACACAATCCGCCTGCCGGCACAAAATCCACGCATCATACCACCGGTGCTCCGGGAACAACAGGCACGGGATCAGGACAGAGCACCGGGGCGCCTCCGGGTTACCAGACTATAAAGGGGCAGGTGCCAGCCGGCGTTGCTGAAAAGGCGAAGAGCCTTCTGGGCGGCGACTACGGCACCGAGACCCCATTTCAGCTCGACGGTAAAAACTATATGACCCGGGTAGAGCATCATTATCATCCTCCCGGGTACGTGGGAGGTCCCACGGGCTGGCACAAGGGTGTCACTGTCTATGAGCAGAAGCCTTGA
- a CDS encoding tetratricopeptide repeat protein: protein MHAQGKIPLLPLIITALALLLAAPGGCKGSTEKNPLPIKTAPVNEPAREATISEDAGALIYSSLDIPGAILQELTTLELETKLKALKHSGTLEGKLKTGHIYLSLGEPSNALSLFKELTEKYPLEVKPLCSMAAALFQQGDFNGSMAFLGRARTLSPASAEPSITLGEAWTRCWNFPDGIKEFDQALKLEKKNAYLFMARGDLYFTKGDFDLARENYRQSAALAPREIMALEKEGTCEIILGNYKKGLELIRRAYRQSPGNTVTGYRLISSLRDPERTELCRTIGASSGEPAKTLFSLVLAKFLIDGGQYGEACTLIEGLTGKKGFPRAGSLLYAYALHRSGRTDQAMKLTSSLLEGTPWDWSGHGLMAVMHLSLKDYGNALIESEKAFEIDPLAGRSRLLRSMAGAPLLAGEPVAIMGHIRSYEEKLKTSREKAPLHFILGALYSRAAEYGGAIRHFREASESSKHDMFYRRHYARLLMESSAIEDRKKAEALLQSVLKARPDDPLAHREKGMLSLKNSSAEKALDEFRRALAIFHGDGAAWYFCGVTENLKKNHAPALRDLVKALDASPSVPDIFLEMAKSYEGLKKPESALLLYRQFELMEKEQGGGNHEALSMARAKIEAMEKNLQKNHRHEK from the coding sequence ATGCATGCACAAGGAAAGATTCCTCTTCTCCCGCTCATCATAACAGCCCTTGCCTTGCTTCTGGCAGCGCCGGGGGGATGCAAGGGGAGCACGGAAAAAAATCCCCTTCCCATCAAGACGGCACCTGTGAACGAGCCCGCCAGGGAGGCAACCATCAGCGAAGATGCCGGAGCGCTCATCTATTCCTCCCTGGACATCCCTGGCGCCATCCTGCAGGAGCTCACCACCCTTGAGCTTGAGACAAAGCTCAAGGCGCTGAAGCACAGCGGAACCCTCGAGGGGAAGCTCAAGACCGGCCACATTTACCTCAGCCTTGGTGAACCCTCAAATGCCCTGTCCCTTTTTAAGGAGCTCACAGAGAAATACCCCCTGGAGGTGAAGCCTCTATGCTCGATGGCAGCAGCCCTTTTTCAGCAGGGCGACTTCAATGGCTCCATGGCATTCCTCGGCAGGGCCCGGACCCTCTCCCCTGCTTCTGCCGAGCCCTCCATAACCCTCGGGGAGGCCTGGACAAGGTGCTGGAATTTCCCTGACGGCATCAAGGAGTTTGACCAAGCCCTCAAGCTTGAGAAAAAGAATGCCTATCTTTTCATGGCACGCGGTGACCTTTACTTCACCAAGGGCGACTTCGACCTTGCCAGGGAAAATTACCGGCAGTCCGCGGCCCTTGCTCCCCGGGAGATCATGGCGCTCGAAAAAGAGGGCACCTGCGAGATTATCCTCGGGAACTATAAAAAGGGCCTTGAGCTTATAAGAAGGGCATACCGCCAGTCACCCGGGAACACCGTGACAGGCTACAGGCTCATCTCCTCCCTGAGAGACCCTGAGCGGACCGAGCTTTGCCGCACTATCGGAGCCTCATCGGGCGAGCCTGCCAAAACCCTGTTCAGCCTTGTCCTGGCGAAATTCCTCATCGACGGCGGACAATACGGCGAAGCCTGCACCCTCATTGAGGGACTTACCGGCAAAAAGGGCTTCCCCCGGGCAGGAAGCCTCCTTTATGCCTATGCCCTCCACAGGAGCGGCCGCACCGACCAGGCGATGAAGCTCACCTCCTCGCTGCTGGAGGGAACCCCATGGGACTGGAGCGGCCACGGGCTCATGGCAGTGATGCACCTCTCCCTGAAGGACTATGGGAATGCCCTGATTGAGAGCGAAAAGGCCTTTGAAATCGATCCCCTCGCGGGGAGGAGCAGGCTCCTGAGGAGCATGGCAGGAGCGCCCCTGCTGGCAGGAGAGCCCGTGGCGATCATGGGCCATATCAGGTCATACGAGGAGAAGCTGAAGACCTCCCGGGAGAAGGCGCCCCTCCATTTCATTCTCGGCGCCCTTTACAGCAGGGCTGCTGAATACGGGGGGGCCATAAGGCATTTCCGCGAGGCATCTGAATCTTCAAAGCACGATATGTTTTACCGGAGGCATTATGCAAGGCTTCTTATGGAATCAAGCGCCATCGAGGACAGGAAAAAGGCGGAAGCCCTCCTGCAGAGCGTCCTGAAAGCCCGGCCTGATGATCCCCTCGCCCACAGGGAGAAAGGAATGCTCTCGCTGAAAAACAGCTCGGCAGAGAAAGCCCTCGATGAATTCCGCCGCGCCCTGGCCATTTTTCACGGCGACGGCGCTGCCTGGTACTTCTGCGGTGTCACGGAGAACCTGAAAAAGAATCACGCCCCTGCCCTCAGGGACCTTGTGAAAGCCCTCGACGCCAGCCCTTCCGTGCCTGACATATTCCTTGAGATGGCAAAGAGCTACGAGGGGCTTAAAAAACCGGAGAGCGCCCTTCTTCTCTACCGGCAGTTCGAGCTTATGGAGAAGGAGCAGGGAGGCGGCAACCATGAGGCGCTCTCCATGGCACGGGCTAAAATCGAGGCTATGGAAAAAAACCTGCAGAAAAACCATCGGCATGAGAAATAA
- a CDS encoding VIT domain-containing protein, whose translation MCSLLREDGHARQFAATDALPFVQGPKGEKPIELKDLDIRVVVSGLIAETTQTMRFFNPNLRDMEGNLTFPLPDGAAVCHYALDVRGGMVEGVVVPKQEARRILEAEERKGIDPGLIEKVQGNLYRTRIYPLPAGGSRTVKITYVSGLTVSGNDAAYHLPLKHAETVDKVTLRVEVAQAPVTPELSGGIGNMQLTQWENRWVAEATLGKGTPAEDLQVRLPRLPDHFTLTEKTSEGEVFFCLSSRIPEDEGKAEAWIPQRLAVAWDASGSRRDSSRDTEFLEELIMAAPGLVVDLLVFRDCPELPVKTFHTGKGETGALLAYLRGMPCDGGTNLAALDFSSAPHEAGEAWLLFSDGLGTLSQELPKSGGKAVIAVTGQAENNSSYLRYLAESTGGLHINLLRTPPAKACTDMLALKREALEIDKSEGCNDLHRTIEGSRFTLIGRLSGESGSITLKGKGAPAGAMALSTAGAPEGRILARAWAGMEADKVSLTDPQNRERLLSLGRTYGLVTPGTSLLVLESIEQYIEYDIEPPLSLPEMVAVFRRRREQAFQTKDAQKESQIERIYSLWEQRIVWWERDFEGEYAMKKKAIAEERASRPPEPRLRREAGSAAYLGAAPELSPIEGLAFDMASMESPEPEMDLLRECSEPMPELCASLAPPPPSPAAMPSLRQAPADAGKSDVQSARQASITIKPWAPDTPYLTAMRNAPADQQYSLYMEQRAYYGESPAFFFDCGDFFLSQGTRAPGLRILSNLVELGIDDAAMIRMYAWRLQQAEDLDLAIELLEKVLADRGDEPQSYRDLGLALGLRWERGRRAADLTRAMELLWEVVLRPWDRFPEIELIALMELNRLIHLAKKEGIPVPSGIDSRFIRHLDLDIRISMSWDADLTDVDLHVFEPGGDHAYYGHNLTDSGGLVSRDFREGYGPEEYVLKAAQPGAYTIKAHYYGSRQQSLLGPCTVITTVFTDFGRENEKKQVLMLRLDKPSSEAVVGEITIEGKRKASPQAQEMKEWQKAFRALRKGMTVNEIVAAVGQPLEIKGDDEMMLVYKPQEGVVVHVLAAPRLTAVKQIMEGAELDLL comes from the coding sequence ATGTGTTCATTATTGCGGGAAGACGGGCACGCAAGGCAGTTCGCCGCCACTGACGCCCTGCCCTTTGTTCAGGGACCCAAGGGGGAAAAGCCCATTGAGCTGAAGGACCTCGACATCAGGGTCGTGGTCTCGGGCCTCATTGCTGAGACCACGCAGACGATGAGGTTTTTCAATCCCAATCTCCGCGACATGGAGGGAAACCTTACCTTTCCCCTCCCTGACGGCGCTGCTGTCTGCCATTACGCGCTGGACGTGCGCGGCGGGATGGTTGAGGGCGTCGTGGTGCCGAAGCAGGAGGCACGGCGCATCCTCGAGGCAGAGGAGCGAAAGGGCATAGACCCGGGCCTCATCGAGAAGGTCCAGGGAAACCTTTACCGCACGCGGATCTATCCCCTCCCGGCCGGGGGCTCCCGCACCGTGAAGATCACCTACGTAAGCGGCCTCACCGTATCAGGGAACGACGCCGCCTATCACCTGCCCCTGAAGCATGCTGAAACCGTTGATAAAGTCACCCTCCGGGTCGAAGTCGCCCAGGCCCCCGTCACGCCTGAGCTCTCCGGCGGCATCGGGAACATGCAGCTCACGCAGTGGGAGAACCGATGGGTGGCCGAGGCGACCCTCGGGAAAGGGACGCCTGCCGAGGACCTGCAGGTGCGCCTCCCGCGCCTGCCCGACCACTTCACCCTGACGGAAAAAACCAGTGAAGGCGAGGTCTTCTTCTGTCTTTCGAGCAGAATCCCTGAAGATGAGGGCAAGGCGGAGGCCTGGATCCCCCAGCGCCTTGCCGTGGCCTGGGACGCCTCAGGAAGCCGCAGGGACAGCTCCCGGGACACAGAGTTCCTGGAAGAGCTCATCATGGCGGCTCCCGGCCTTGTCGTCGATCTCCTCGTGTTCCGGGACTGCCCGGAGTTACCGGTAAAGACCTTCCACACAGGCAAGGGAGAAACTGGTGCCCTTTTGGCATATCTCAGGGGAATGCCCTGCGATGGCGGGACAAACCTCGCCGCCCTTGACTTTTCATCGGCGCCCCATGAAGCCGGCGAGGCCTGGCTCCTCTTCAGTGACGGCCTGGGCACCCTCTCCCAGGAGCTCCCGAAATCAGGGGGGAAAGCCGTCATCGCCGTCACAGGCCAGGCGGAGAACAACAGCTCATATCTGAGATATCTTGCGGAATCCACGGGAGGCCTCCATATAAATCTGCTGAGAACTCCTCCGGCGAAAGCCTGCACTGACATGCTGGCGCTGAAGCGGGAAGCCCTGGAGATTGACAAATCAGAGGGATGCAATGACCTCCACCGTACCATTGAAGGCAGCCGCTTCACCCTGATTGGCAGGCTCTCAGGGGAATCAGGAAGCATCACCCTCAAAGGGAAAGGGGCACCCGCAGGAGCTATGGCACTCAGCACTGCCGGGGCTCCGGAAGGGAGAATTCTTGCAAGGGCCTGGGCAGGCATGGAAGCTGATAAGGTGAGCCTCACCGATCCGCAGAACAGGGAGAGGCTTCTTTCCCTGGGGCGCACCTATGGGCTTGTGACGCCCGGCACCTCGCTTCTCGTGCTGGAAAGCATCGAGCAGTATATCGAGTATGATATTGAGCCTCCCCTCTCGCTTCCCGAGATGGTGGCGGTGTTCCGCCGCCGCAGGGAGCAGGCATTCCAGACCAAGGATGCTCAAAAGGAGTCTCAGATAGAGAGGATCTACTCCCTCTGGGAGCAGAGAATTGTCTGGTGGGAGAGGGATTTTGAGGGCGAGTACGCCATGAAGAAAAAGGCCATTGCAGAGGAAAGAGCCTCCAGGCCTCCCGAGCCGAGACTGAGAAGGGAGGCAGGCAGCGCGGCATACCTGGGAGCCGCCCCGGAACTCTCACCCATTGAAGGCCTCGCTTTCGACATGGCCTCCATGGAGAGCCCTGAGCCGGAAATGGACTTATTGAGGGAGTGCAGCGAACCTATGCCGGAGCTCTGCGCGTCGCTGGCGCCCCCGCCGCCATCGCCTGCCGCCATGCCGTCCCTGCGGCAGGCCCCTGCAGACGCAGGAAAATCCGATGTGCAGTCTGCTCGTCAGGCATCGATCACCATCAAGCCCTGGGCGCCCGATACTCCTTACCTGACGGCCATGAGGAACGCCCCGGCCGATCAGCAGTACAGCCTTTACATGGAGCAGCGGGCATACTACGGCGAGAGCCCGGCCTTCTTCTTCGACTGCGGCGACTTCTTCCTCTCTCAAGGAACGAGAGCGCCTGGCCTCAGGATCCTTTCCAACCTTGTGGAGCTTGGCATTGACGATGCCGCCATGATCAGGATGTATGCCTGGCGGCTCCAGCAGGCTGAAGACCTTGACCTGGCCATCGAACTCCTCGAAAAGGTCCTCGCCGACCGCGGCGACGAGCCCCAGTCCTACAGGGATCTTGGCCTTGCCCTGGGACTGCGGTGGGAGCGCGGCCGCAGGGCCGCTGACCTCACCAGGGCAATGGAGCTCCTCTGGGAAGTGGTGCTCCGCCCATGGGACCGCTTCCCCGAGATCGAGCTCATCGCCCTCATGGAGCTCAACAGGCTCATCCATCTGGCGAAGAAGGAGGGCATACCGGTCCCTTCGGGGATAGACAGCCGCTTTATACGGCACCTCGATCTCGACATCCGCATCAGCATGTCATGGGATGCCGATCTCACCGATGTGGACCTCCACGTTTTCGAGCCGGGAGGCGATCACGCCTATTACGGCCACAACCTCACCGATTCCGGGGGCCTGGTCTCGAGGGATTTCAGGGAGGGCTACGGCCCCGAGGAGTATGTGCTGAAGGCCGCACAACCGGGCGCCTATACTATAAAAGCCCACTACTATGGATCGAGGCAGCAGTCGCTGCTGGGTCCCTGCACGGTCATCACCACCGTTTTTACTGATTTCGGCAGAGAAAACGAAAAGAAGCAGGTCCTGATGCTCCGCCTGGACAAGCCCAGCAGCGAGGCTGTCGTGGGGGAGATCACCATCGAGGGGAAGAGGAAAGCTTCCCCGCAGGCACAGGAGATGAAGGAGTGGCAGAAAGCCTTCAGAGCCCTGAGAAAGGGCATGACGGTGAACGAGATAGTCGCCGCAGTGGGCCAGCCGCTTGAGATAAAGGGAGATGACGAGATGATGCTGGTCTATAAGCCCCAGGAAGGCGTAGTGGTGCATGTGCTTGCAGCGCCGAGGCTCACTGCAGTGAAACAGATAATGGAAGGTGCCGAGCTGGATCTGCTTTGA
- a CDS encoding ankyrin repeat domain-containing protein, translated as MSHFCTKCDEPLFMHPDLWGEFSPGAFDNFIEPAGRGIPPDGSYILLSSAFEENRHQWNSLHWATFFGMTEMIELLLASGIDVKTVNRLGETALHLARTCSIARLLIEKGASINARSVKGETPLFEALRYGQRDMVELLIKRGADVNARNARGSTPLHRAARMGSGELAELLLRYRAEVNMRDCEGRTPLHLVESREMAALLIAYRAEVNARDMNGWTPLGATLIRERVSSGSQGLSEVISLLIARGAEK; from the coding sequence ATGAGCCATTTCTGCACGAAATGCGACGAGCCTCTGTTCATGCATCCCGATCTGTGGGGGGAGTTCAGCCCTGGAGCATTTGACAATTTCATCGAGCCTGCGGGCCGGGGGATCCCTCCCGATGGCTCCTACATCCTCCTCTCATCGGCCTTCGAGGAGAACAGGCACCAGTGGAATTCCCTGCACTGGGCCACTTTTTTCGGCATGACGGAGATGATTGAACTGCTCCTCGCCTCGGGGATCGATGTAAAGACCGTAAACCGTCTTGGCGAGACAGCCCTGCACCTTGCCAGAACCTGCTCAATTGCCCGCCTTCTCATCGAAAAAGGAGCCTCGATCAATGCCCGCAGCGTGAAAGGCGAGACACCCCTTTTTGAAGCACTCCGTTACGGGCAGCGCGACATGGTAGAGCTTCTGATAAAGCGCGGCGCCGATGTCAATGCCAGGAATGCCAGGGGGAGCACCCCGCTCCACAGGGCAGCGCGCATGGGAAGCGGGGAGCTTGCCGAGCTGCTCCTTCGCTATCGTGCAGAAGTGAACATGAGAGACTGCGAGGGAAGAACACCCCTCCACCTTGTGGAGTCCAGGGAAATGGCGGCCCTCCTCATCGCCTACAGGGCCGAGGTCAATGCCCGCGACATGAACGGCTGGACCCCCCTGGGCGCCACGCTGATCCGCGAGCGCGTCTCGTCGGGGAGCCAGGGGCTTTCTGAAGTGATAAGCCTTCTCATCGCCCGCGGCGCTGAGAAATAG
- a CDS encoding rhomboid family intramembrane serine protease, whose product MASAGFPVKKYRAFITVALIAVNCAVFVACCLAGGPGDTGVLVDHGAKVDALIWEGQYWRLFASMFLHIGLLHLLLNVYCLLIFGSLLEEAVGHSALLLIYLTSGLIGNSASLAFSSSISVGASGAILGVVGALAAFAVFHRKSIPRERFILYTAALIPFLASLAYFGSMESGVDQDAHWGGFLWGALAGLTVEYSRKGPKALPMAVATALLLSSAGALFLSAGLAPQRDRAVKTYLVLAGLDEEREDYGDARLSLEKAAALDPGNMEVLHRLGKVLISSGDLLKGIVTWEQAAKKDRTIRRSLSKVYLIIAESSLNAGKTGDALLYYRKTLEFNPREAKAWQGMSSYYFLMGDLSMGLALLKKAIALTPGDRALGALFKESLKELFRVECYQANVFYTPDVRPREKSARLNREGEKELARTGDYEKALALFHRALALDGTYALPYENIGMIYLVIGKYDQAREYLEKSISCAPGNPGPYTGLGDLERLQGSPEKAAQLYRRSIACNSRFAPAYARLAELFLTGKNHGKAEEYLAMALALDRGNAHFHLLASSLALGQGQDARHFREMNTALALARAAGNADLEAYILKRLRARGTR is encoded by the coding sequence ATGGCATCTGCAGGCTTCCCGGTGAAAAAATACAGAGCCTTTATAACCGTAGCGCTCATAGCAGTTAACTGTGCAGTCTTTGTCGCCTGCTGCCTGGCGGGAGGGCCCGGGGACACAGGGGTTCTTGTGGATCACGGGGCGAAAGTGGACGCCCTTATCTGGGAAGGTCAGTACTGGCGCCTCTTTGCCTCGATGTTTCTTCATATAGGCCTTCTCCATCTTCTCCTCAATGTTTACTGCCTCCTGATATTCGGCTCGCTGCTCGAGGAGGCCGTGGGACACTCTGCCCTGCTTCTCATATACCTCACTTCAGGCCTGATCGGCAACTCTGCGAGCCTTGCCTTCTCCTCATCAATCTCAGTGGGGGCCTCGGGTGCCATCCTGGGCGTGGTGGGAGCCCTGGCAGCCTTTGCCGTCTTTCACCGAAAGAGCATTCCCAGGGAAAGGTTCATCCTTTACACGGCTGCCCTCATCCCCTTCCTGGCCTCCCTTGCCTATTTCGGGTCCATGGAGAGTGGAGTTGACCAGGATGCCCACTGGGGAGGCTTCCTCTGGGGGGCCCTGGCAGGCCTCACCGTGGAATACTCGCGGAAAGGACCGAAGGCCCTTCCCATGGCTGTAGCGACAGCTCTGCTTCTCTCCTCTGCAGGAGCGCTCTTTCTCTCTGCCGGTCTTGCTCCCCAGAGAGACAGGGCGGTAAAGACTTACCTTGTGCTGGCAGGGCTTGACGAAGAGAGAGAAGATTATGGAGATGCCCGCCTCTCCCTTGAGAAGGCGGCGGCCCTTGATCCCGGGAACATGGAGGTCCTTCACCGCCTGGGAAAAGTCCTCATCAGCTCGGGAGATCTCCTGAAAGGCATTGTCACCTGGGAGCAGGCGGCTAAAAAGGACCGCACCATCAGGAGGAGCCTCTCAAAGGTCTATCTTATCATCGCCGAAAGCTCCCTCAATGCCGGCAAGACAGGCGACGCCCTCCTCTATTACCGGAAGACCCTGGAGTTCAATCCCCGGGAGGCGAAAGCATGGCAGGGGATGAGCAGCTATTATTTCCTTATGGGCGATCTTTCCATGGGCCTCGCCCTGCTGAAGAAGGCAATAGCCCTCACACCCGGCGACAGGGCCCTCGGCGCCCTCTTCAAAGAAAGCCTCAAGGAGCTGTTCCGTGTCGAGTGCTACCAGGCCAATGTCTTCTACACTCCCGATGTCAGGCCCCGTGAAAAGTCAGCCCGCCTCAACAGGGAAGGTGAGAAGGAGCTTGCCCGCACGGGGGACTATGAAAAGGCCCTGGCCCTTTTCCACCGCGCCCTTGCCCTGGACGGCACCTATGCCCTGCCCTATGAGAACATAGGCATGATTTACCTTGTCATCGGGAAATATGATCAGGCCCGGGAGTATCTTGAGAAGAGCATCAGCTGCGCGCCGGGAAACCCGGGTCCCTACACGGGCCTCGGAGATCTCGAGAGGCTTCAAGGCTCCCCTGAAAAAGCGGCACAGCTTTACAGGCGCTCTATAGCATGCAACAGCAGATTCGCCCCTGCCTATGCGCGGCTCGCCGAGCTGTTTCTCACCGGGAAGAACCATGGGAAGGCAGAAGAATATCTTGCCATGGCTCTGGCCCTGGACAGGGGGAACGCCCACTTTCACCTGCTGGCCTCTTCGCTGGCACTGGGGCAGGGCCAGGATGCCAGGCACTTCAGAGAGATGAACACGGCCCTGGCCCTGGCCCGTGCCGCCGGGAATGCTGATCTTGAGGCCTACATCCTGAAAAGGCTCAGGGCCAGGGGAACCAGGTGA
- a CDS encoding iron-sulfur cluster assembly scaffold protein, translated as MAWDYSETLKDHFFNPRNILEVPEEEYRADGIGEVGNVKCGDMMKMYVQIDDSEHITDCKWKTYGCASAIGSTSLLSEMVKGMTIDEALKITPDDIAKALGGLPSQKFHCSVLGDKALRAAFEDYFTRKGTPERIHWKQKVIVCKCLNISRDEIEKLVDEGVRDFISLQEKTKLGTGCGECIEEAKKIFEELKKEHCSV; from the coding sequence ATGGCCTGGGATTACAGCGAAACGCTCAAGGATCATTTTTTCAACCCGCGGAACATCCTGGAGGTGCCCGAGGAGGAATACAGGGCTGACGGCATCGGCGAGGTAGGGAATGTGAAATGCGGCGACATGATGAAGATGTACGTGCAGATAGACGATTCCGAGCATATCACCGACTGCAAGTGGAAGACTTACGGGTGCGCCTCGGCGATAGGGAGCACGTCGCTCCTCTCGGAGATGGTGAAGGGAATGACCATAGATGAGGCGCTCAAGATTACCCCCGATGACATCGCCAAGGCGCTTGGCGGCCTCCCGTCCCAGAAGTTCCACTGCTCGGTGCTTGGCGACAAGGCGCTCCGTGCCGCCTTCGAGGACTACTTCACCAGGAAAGGCACCCCTGAAAGAATTCACTGGAAGCAGAAGGTCATCGTCTGCAAATGCCTCAACATATCCCGCGACGAGATTGAGAAACTCGTCGATGAAGGAGTGAGAGACTTCATCTCCCTCCAGGAAAAGACAAAGCTGGGAACGGGGTGCGGGGAGTGCATCGAAGAGGCGAAGAAGATCTTCGAAGAACTGAAAAAAGAACATTGCAGTGTGTAA
- a CDS encoding 4Fe-4S dicluster domain-containing protein, giving the protein MSSRKEWILTSGQCTSCGICADLCPEAALVMTREMAYPEHLYEKCTWCALCCSECPFQAIAIKG; this is encoded by the coding sequence ATGAGCAGCCGTAAAGAATGGATTTTGACCAGCGGGCAGTGCACCTCCTGCGGGATCTGCGCCGACCTCTGCCCCGAGGCGGCCCTCGTCATGACAAGGGAGATGGCATACCCGGAGCATCTTTATGAAAAGTGCACGTGGTGCGCCCTGTGCTGCAGCGAGTGCCCCTTCCAGGCCATCGCGATAAAGGGGTAG